The Deltaproteobacteria bacterium sequence AAAACCCATATGTCCCTTGTGGCGACATTGAGCATCAAGAACATGAAGGGGAGCCTCCCGGACACGGAAAAGAGAAAATTTCATCTGAAGTACGGTGTCGAGGAGGCGATCGCCCAGTTAAACACACTTGTCCGGCCCCACCTGACCGTGGTTGATGGTATCTGGGCTGGTGCGGGGTGCATGGATAGCGCGCGCATTCTTGAAGAAATGAATCTGATTGTGGCTGGCCGGGACCCTGTAGCGGTTGACACTATTTGCTGCCAGATCATGGGCATTGATCCTCAAAAGGTACTTCATCTCAAGTATGCGGAAGAGCTTGGAGTTGGGACTATGGACCCTGAAAAGATCGCGGTCGTTGGGAAATCCGTGCCAGAAGTTAGCAAGAGATTTGTTTTGCCTACCGAACGGATGGAGGAGCTTACTGAAGGACTGGACATCAATATTATCACGGATGATCGCACCTGCACCGGCTGCCTGACGGCTATATTTTCTACCCTGGGTATTATCGTTCAAATGGGGCATGCCCAAGCCTTGAAAGGGTTGACGCTGATCTCCGGCCTGGGGATTGAAGAACCGCCGGATGTGCCCAGGGAAAAACTCATTCTCATTGGGAACTGCACGGCCAGGTTCAAAGATCGCGGCCGGCATGTTGAGGGCTGTCCTATCTGGCCCAATGAAATGATTTATGAAATTACTGGAAAGGCCGTGCCAGAAACGATCATGGGAGATCATGTGGAAAGCGCTTATAAGATATACCAACAAAAGATCGCTGAGGGCGGACAGGAGGGCTTTCCCTGGAATGAACCGCCTGATGAAAATGAAAAGAGCAAATATACAATATAAAATTCCGACCAAACCTTACAGTAGATTTTTAAGTGCTAAGGGGAACCTCTTGGCACAGAGACCCCCCCCACAATCCACTAGAAAAAAATTTCCACTTTCGTTTCGCTCGGGAAGTTTCTTCAGCTTTTAAATTGCGCCCTTGGCGCGAACTTCGCCAAATGACTTCTTGAAGGCCTCAATTACCTGGTCAATATCATCTGGAGTGTGTGCGGCGGAGACGAAAAATAAGTGAATACCGGGCACAATCACACCGTTTTTATGAAGGTGATTGTAAAACAAGACTTCAGTCTGCCACGTCTTCCGGCTGACCTGCCATGCGCTTTCGATCGGTTCTTTGGTGAAAATCAGGTGAAACATTGATTGGGCGTTCATGAGGTTGGCCGGGTAGTCTTCCTCCTTCAGGAAGGTATTTACTTGGCTGGCTAACCGCTCCGACTGTTCGGTCAGATAAGGATAAATTTCGGGGTGGGCCTTAATGTATTTCATCACGGCGGTGCCGACCCTGCTCGTCATGGGGTTGCCGTTAAAGGTGCCGCCGGAAAAGATGGTCGTGCCTTCACCGTGAAAGTTGAAGACCTCCATGATATTTGCCGAAGCCGTTATGGCGCCGATAGGCATGCCTCCGCCAATGGCCTTTCCATAAGTGGCCATGTCACAGGGGACGTCAAAAAATTCCTGGGCGCCATGAAAACCGCCGAGGCGGACCCCGGTGATAATCTCATCCATCATGAACAGGACGTCGTTTTCCTTGCAAACTGCACTTAGTTTTTGCAGAAACGGGCCCTGGTCCAGGCGCGGGTTGGAACTCTGTACAGGCTCGATCATCACAAGCGCCAGCTCGTCTTTGTGTTCACGAATCAGATCGAACGCCGTCTCATGGCGATATGGCAGCATAAAGACCTGGTCAGTGGTTTCCTTTGGAACTCCTCTTCCCATTGATTTTAGCTCCGGCCTGTTGGGATCGCTTTTCTTGTCCGCGGTTACCGTCACATAGTCGTGCGCGCCGTGGTAGGAACCGACAAAGACTCCGATTTTGTTTTTCCCGGTAAGGGCCCGCGCGGCTCGTATCGCATACATAGTGGCTTCGGTGCCTGAATTACAGAAAACCACCTTCTGGCCGCATGGCGCCGCTTCAACCACGAGTTCAGCGAGTTCGCCCTGAAAGGGATTGGTAAGGCCAAAGTGAGAACCCAGGTCTGCTGTTTCCTTGATGGCGTTGACCACTACATCCGGGTTATGCCCGAGCAGAATGGGGCCAAAGCCCATGGTCAGGTCAATGAAATCGTTGCCATCTACGTCTGTGACGCGGGAGCCTTTAGCTTTCTTGACGTAAAAAGGGTAGGGGATGTTAATCGTGCCCACGACCTCTTGAGCCAGGACCTTGCTGTTGCGCACGGCGACTTCATGCGAGGTCGGCATCATGGCTTGAAGTTCTTTGAGGATTTGTTCCATGGCCTTCTCCTTCTCTATTCCGCAATGTGAGGCGCTGCTTCGTAATGCAAAGTCGCACCGTGCGGTCAAATAGGAAATTGTTTTAAATTCGCAATATGGCGCTTGGCCTTTTTCTTCTGAAGATCAAGTTGAATGCTTAAGCAGGGAACAATGCTGGCTTGTAATTAACAGAACCATGGTTCATGGTCAAGTGAATTAACAGGCTTCTGAAAGCCATCAAAATACAGGGGATGAATCCTTTGATTGAACGTTTCAAATTCCCGGGAACACGG is a genomic window containing:
- a CDS encoding DUF362 domain-containing protein encodes the protein MMTAGKTTVSIAKGHSNLSEQGVETLVRESLNRLGNLDDLISPGKKVLVKPNVADTYTIRAEVTDVRVTRAVAEMAREKGAQVIIAESAAVAMDTEKVFEICGYYDLREEGYELVDMHQTESVKVPVPRPRGKIKELEVYKLLFDVDTIISVPVLKTHMSLVATLSIKNMKGSLPDTEKRKFHLKYGVEEAIAQLNTLVRPHLTVVDGIWAGAGCMDSARILEEMNLIVAGRDPVAVDTICCQIMGIDPQKVLHLKYAEELGVGTMDPEKIAVVGKSVPEVSKRFVLPTERMEELTEGLDINIITDDRTCTGCLTAIFSTLGIIVQMGHAQALKGLTLISGLGIEEPPDVPREKLILIGNCTARFKDRGRHVEGCPIWPNEMIYEITGKAVPETIMGDHVESAYKIYQQKIAEGGQEGFPWNEPPDENEKSKYTI
- a CDS encoding aminotransferase class III-fold pyridoxal phosphate-dependent enzyme, whose protein sequence is MEQILKELQAMMPTSHEVAVRNSKVLAQEVVGTINIPYPFYVKKAKGSRVTDVDGNDFIDLTMGFGPILLGHNPDVVVNAIKETADLGSHFGLTNPFQGELAELVVEAAPCGQKVVFCNSGTEATMYAIRAARALTGKNKIGVFVGSYHGAHDYVTVTADKKSDPNRPELKSMGRGVPKETTDQVFMLPYRHETAFDLIREHKDELALVMIEPVQSSNPRLDQGPFLQKLSAVCKENDVLFMMDEIITGVRLGGFHGAQEFFDVPCDMATYGKAIGGGMPIGAITASANIMEVFNFHGEGTTIFSGGTFNGNPMTSRVGTAVMKYIKAHPEIYPYLTEQSERLASQVNTFLKEEDYPANLMNAQSMFHLIFTKEPIESAWQVSRKTWQTEVLFYNHLHKNGVIVPGIHLFFVSAAHTPDDIDQVIEAFKKSFGEVRAKGAI